A genomic stretch from Aedes albopictus strain Foshan chromosome 2, AalbF5, whole genome shotgun sequence includes:
- the LOC109432862 gene encoding protoheme IX farnesyltransferase, mitochondrial produces the protein MHRFTAISRVWCESARRLTAHHSSPQAHQGHLQIVRLYVNKAPVDQLKVTASKTLPDDKNGLGKQATHAVPLAVPVIVPPTALDPKALVNEISKTISLAADSKGPSKPKDEVVASITSLPGFSRLIYHYLMLSKIRLTSLVVMTTMAGYAMAPAPFELSTFLLCSVGTTLVSGAANSINQVIETSFDAQMPRTRNRVLVKGHLSRLHAVGFALGASSIGVGMLYFGVNELTAFLGAANLILYTSIYTPMKRYSILNTWVGSLVGGIPPLMGWAACTGDLGVGAWILAGLLYCWQFPHFNALSWNIRPEYLKAGYKMMANSHPKLCTRVSLRHTGYITALSLLAPALDVTNVWFAVESLPVNAYFAYLAWDFHQKADSKSSRKLFRYSLIHLPILMALFLLNKKHWIFSQEKNTEDTLPAAVAAPDVTELVEDDKNKKEEYLVPNIVVEVGNLGATGGSIKAIEDNLLTNVASVLPSTTAGKQKL, from the exons ATGCATAGATTTACGGCTATTAGCCGGGTGTGGTGCGAATCGGCTCGCCGGTTAACCGCCCATCACAGTTCACCGCAAGCCCATCAAGGACACCTACAAATCGTGCGATTG TACGTCAATAAAGCCCCAGTTGATCAGCTGAAGGTAACCGCATCGAAGACCCTACCTGACGATAAGAATGGATTGGGGAAGCAAGCTACACATGCTGTGCCATTGGCGGTTCCGGTAATCGTACCGCCCACTGCATTGGATCCCAAAGCTTTAGTCAATgaaatttccaaaactatcaGCCTGGCGGCGGACTCGAAAGGCCCGAGCAAGCCAAAAGATGAAGTCGTCGCTTCTATCACCTCGTTACCCGGATTCAGTCGATTGATTTACCACTACCTTATGCTGTCCAAGATCCGGCTGACGT CTTTGGTGGTAATGACAACGATGGCCGGCTACGCCATGGCACCAGCACCGTTCGAGTTGTCCACGTTTCTGCTCTGTTCGGTGGGAACGACGCTCGTTTCGGGTGCGGCCAATTCCATCAACCAGGTTATAGAGACTTCGTTCGATGCACAAATGCCTCGCACTAGGAACCGGGTTCTGGTCAAAGGCCATTTGAG CCGCCTTCACGCAGTTGGATTCGCGCTGGGCGCCAGTTCGATTGGAGTAGGAATGCTGTATTTCGGTGTCAATGAGCTGACTGCATTTTTGGGAGCTGCCAACCTGATTCTGTACACCAGCATCTACACCCCGATGAAGCGATACAGCATCCTTAACACCTGGGTAGGTTCGCTGGTTGGCGGCATACCCCCTCTGATGGGATGGGCTGCTTGCACCGGAGACCTCGGCGTCGGTGCGTGGATCCTCGCTGGTTTGCTCTACTGTTGGCAATTCCCCCACTTCAATGCCCTATCGTGGAACATTCGTCCAGAATATTTGAAAGCGGGTTACAAAATGATGGCAAACTCGCATCCAAAACTTTGCACACGGGTTTCGTTGCGCCATACTGGCTACATCACGGCACTGTCCCTGCTCGCTCCTGCCCTTGACGTGACAAACGTATGGTTCGCTGTGGAGTCACTACCAGTGAATGCTTACTTTGCATACCTTGCCTGGGATTTCCACCAGAAAGCAGACAGCAAAAGCTCACGGAAGCTGTTCCGGTATTCCCTGATCCATTTGCCCATCCTGATGGCGCTGTTCCTGCTCAACAAGAAGCATTGGATATTCTCGCAGGAGAAGAACACAGAGGATACCTTGCCTGCCGCCGTAGCAGCGCCAGACGTCACGGAGTTAGTCGAGGATGATAAGAACAAGAAAGAGGAGTACTTGGTACCAAATATTGTGGTTGAGGTGGGCAATCTTGGCGCGACTGGTGGCAGCATCAAAGCGATCGAGGATAACCTTCTGACCAACGTTGCGAGCGTCTTGCCCAGCACAACTGCTGGCAAACAGAAGCTATGA